One Branchiostoma floridae strain S238N-H82 chromosome 1, Bfl_VNyyK, whole genome shotgun sequence genomic region harbors:
- the LOC118409209 gene encoding uncharacterized protein LOC118409209, whose product MTEWRHTRELWAKSREHYCETPRDLRGRTADLELTVKEKDVLRTLPLTTVFSAPFRTTAEQLTSPTPPKLSPYTLTLLTPPKFLPLVRMFGAGRRKIRPPARFVSSPAEDAELEWHSTPAELSKRLEDELLDVTRQLEKMKADLGVGLERAGRVRTPLPTTTPEDADGGQRSPIPEIPARVKDGRPEVHARALRAELREPNPPVRQNFPTLREVRAFQQLQSDPTEFSRHIPRYTEAEQWGAASIEGHPPPPKYNTQQVQEGLPPSQQGDAWTLLEQDTLRTQQQAFAASTRANHQTQFRAYIAFCKFFGKVPIPASAHLLSCYAQFLSRSLKSPDTIAHYLSAVKLLHQLHGHYQFSLQQFELQQTLRGLKKILRHRPKGHHSITPEFLLKAREFLNLNTAKDVTTWTVLLIGFFAYLRRSNLVPTTAKAFDNTKHLQRRDILCVKEGLLIQNTWSKTIQANERDLVVPILAIPGSPLCPVVAYNNMLQLCPAPPDAPAFLLPPTARRRYRPMTASTLTKELARLVKHVGLPKGYHTLHDLRRGGYTLAFEAGVPRELRKQHGDWRSDADLLYLRPSVEQRLRVPAAMRHLILQRM is encoded by the exons ATGACGGAATGGCGTCATACTCGGGAATTGTGGGCGAAGTCTCGTGAGCACTACTGCGAGACGCCGCGAGATCTGAGAGGAAGAACAGCAGATCTCGAACTAACTGTGAAAGAGAAGGACGTGCTCCGAACTCTTCCGCTCACCACCGTCTTTTCCGCGCCATTTCGAACAACCGCCGAACAACTTACCTCCCCGACTCCTCCTAAATTATCTCCCTACACCCTTACCCTTTTGACTCCTCCCAAATTTCTCCCCCTCGTAAGAATGTTTGGCGCCGGCCGGAGAAAAATTCGCCCTCCAGCCCGTTTCGTCTCGTCACCGGCCGAGGACGCCGAGCTTGAGTGGCATTCCACGCCAGCAGAGCTGTCGAAAAGGCTGGAAGACGAGCTCTTGGATGTGACCCGCCAACTGGAGAAGATGAAAGCAGACCTCGGCGTCGGTTTGGAGAGGGCCGGCAGAGttcgcacccccctccccaccaccacACCGGAAGACGCCGatggaggtcaaaggtctcccATCCCAGAAATCCCAGCGCGAGTTAAAGATGGCCGCCCGGAAGTGCACGCAAGGGCGCTGCGTGCAGAGCTTCGAGAGCCCAATCCTCCCGTGAGGCAGAACTTTCCGACTTTGCGGGAGGTTCGGGCCTTTCAGCAGCTACAGAGCGACCCTACAGAGTTTTCTCGGCACATTCCAAGATATACCGAAGCGGAACAGTGGGGCGCAGCCAGCATCGAgggccacccccctccccccaagtacaACACTCAGCAAGTCCAGGAAGGCCTCCCACCTTCACAGCAAG GTGATGCCTGGACTCTACTTGAACAGGACACCCTGCGCACCCAGCAGCAAGCTTTTGCTGCTTCCACGCGGGCGAACCATCAGACACAGTTCCGAGCGTACATCGCATTCTGCAAGTTCTTTGGGAAGGTGCCCATTCCAGCGTCGGCCCATCTCTTGTCATGCTACGCTCAGTTCTTGAGTCGCTCACTTAAGTCACCAGACACGATCGCACACTACCTCTCAGCCGTGAAGCTACTCCACCAACTTCACGGCCACTACCAGTTCAGCCTCCAGCAATTTGAACTCCAGCAGACTCTTCGCGGCCTGAAGAAAATCCTGCGGCACCGCCCTAAAGGGCATCACTCCATCACCCCAGAATTCCTCTTAAAAGCACGGGAGTTCCTCAACTTGAATACTGCAAAAGACGTCACCACCTGGACAGTCTTATTGATCGGTTTCTTCGCCTACCTACGAAGATCAAACCTGGTGCCCACGACCGCGAAAGCTTTCGATAACACCAAGCACCTTCAGCGACGAGACATCCTGTGCGTCAAGGAAGGCCTTCTCATTCAGAACACTTGGTCTAAAACGATTCAAGCTAACGAGAGAGACCTCGTAGTTCCCATCCTGGCGATCCCAGGTTCTCCGCTGTGCCCCGTGGTAGCTTACAACAACATGCTACAACTCTGCCCAGCGCCACCCGATGCGCCGGCCTTCCTCCTCCCACCAACCGCCCGGCGTCGGTACCGGCCAATGACTGCTTCTACTCTCACCAAAGAACTAGCTCGTCTAGTTAAGCACGTCGGTCTTCCGAAGGGCTACCACACGCTGCACGACCTACGCCGTGGCGGATACACCCTGGCCTTCGAGGCTGGCGTCCCTCGAGAGCTACGAAAGCAACATGGTGATTGGAGATCGGACGCTGACCTGCTCTACCTCCGTCCATCGGTCGAGCAACGTCTACGTGTACCGGCAGCCATGCGGCATCTCATCCTGCAGCGCATGTAA